AAACCGTACGGGCTTAACCGCCAAATTATGCAGTATACGGGGCGGCACCGATGGTTCCAGGCTATCGTTCATGGGCCTGCCCTGCCCCAATATTTTTGCCGGCGAACACGCGTTTCACAGCAAGCAGGAGTGGGTATCTGTACAGGATATGCAAAAGGCGGTAGAAACCATTTTGCACCTTTGTATGATATGGGAAGAAAAAGCGTGAACCGGAGACGGAGGCCGGTGGCCTGAGGACAGACCGCAGAAAACCGACTACAGAAAACCGTCCACAGACAACAGAAAACCGACTACAGATTATGTATATTATAAGAAAGGCAACAGTTAACGATATTGATACCATACTGCAAATAGCTGATACCACCTGGTGGGCAACCTACTCGGCTATATTGGAGCGAGAGCAAATTGAATTTATGCTGGCCGAGATTTATTCGGCAGAAAAAATAGAAAAGCAGGTAAGCGATAACCTGCAAACCTACTTGCTACTGGAAGAAGAGGGCACACCTGTAGCTTTTGCTGCATACTCGCCGCGCGATGAAAACCCCGACATCTACAAGCTGCATAAATTATACTGCCTGCCCCAAACGCAAGGTAAAGGCTACGGCAAAATATTGATAAACGAAGTAGCGGAAAAGACCGGGGAGGCAGGAAAAAAAGTTCTCGAACTTAACGTAAACCGGTATAACCAGGCCAAATCATTTTATGAAAAAATGGGCTTTGTAATTGCTTATGAAGAAGACATCGCCATAGGCCCTTACTGGATGAACGATTATGTGATGCGAAAAGAATTGTAAGGAACGACTCTGTTTCTGCCGACAGTAAGGAGTAAAACATGTCGCAAATCGCCCTTTAAATGTCCATATTACCCCGGCCAAATAACATTATGCCTGCCGATATTTGATTATCAATCAACAAAGTATTATGGAGAAGCAGACAATAAACGCACCCGGCAACAATTTACCAGAGCCTTTAACTATTTCGCTTGATTCGACTATTAATGAATTGCTGCAGGTTATAGCATCAATTAAACCCGCCGATTTCAATCGTTTACCACAACCAGGATCATGGACACCGGCGCAGCACCTGGAGCATCTGCGACTTTCATTGCAGGGCGCAGTTTCAACTTTAAACGGCCCGGTAAAAGTTACGCCACGCAGCCCCGATCAATATGTTGATGTAATAAAAGGCATATTTTTAGATTTTGATGCCAAATACCCTGCAGCCCCTACATTAATACCCGATGATAAGGATTATGATAAAACCCTGCTGAACGATGAACTTTCGTCCGTTTCTGAGAAGCTTAAAGAAATTGTACTAAACCAGGACCTGACAGGGACTTGCCTTGCACCCGAATTTACCGGAATAGGCTTACTTACCCGGTTGGAATGGGCAGCCGTTGCTATTTACCATGCTTACAGGCATGTGCATAAGCTGAATGCCCTTGTACAAGACTTTACGACGTTAGCTGGAAGCTGACACCATAGTTGCAACGGGCTGTAAGCCCGCGGCAGCTATAGCCCGCAACAGCGTTATTTTTAAATATAAAAGAGCGACGAGGTATCCCCATCGCTCTTTTATATTTAAAAATCCGAAATCGAAATTCCGAAATCCGAAATCGAAATTATATCAACAATCTAACCGGTTCTTCCAGTAACGATTTTAGCGTTTGCAGGAAGGCTGCGGCAGTAGCGCCGTCAACCACGCGGTGATCTGCGCTCAGGGTAACTTTCATGATATTACCTGGCACCACAGCGCCGTTTTTAACAACCGGAACAGCCTGGATGCCGCTTACTGCAAGTATGCACGCGTTTGGTGTGTTAATAATAGCGGTAAATTCATCAACACCAAACATACCAAGGTTTGATATGGTGAAGGTTGAGCCTTCCATTTCGGCAGGTTGTAATTTTTTAGATTTTGCTTTACCGGCAAACTCTTTTACCTCAACCGAGATATGGCTTAACGATTTACCATCGGCAAATTTAATTACCGGTACCAGCAGGCCTTCATCAACAGCAACGGCAACACCAATATGAATATGCTCGTTAGTGCGTATTTTATCGCCCAGGAATGATGAATTAATAGCAGGGTGTTGTTTTAAGGCAACCGCGCAGGCTTTTAACACAAAATCATTAAACGATATTTTAACCGGGGCCACATCATTAATGCGGGTACGGGCTGCAATAGCCTGATCCATATCAATGCTCATGGTTACGTAGAAATGCGGAGCGGTAAATAAGCTTTCGCTTAAGCGACGGCTAATAGCCTTACGCATTTGCGTAACTGCCCTTTCGGTAAATTTCTCTTCGCCGGTATAGGTTGGCAATACAACAGGCGCTTTCGCAGGAGCGGCAGGTGCCGATGCAGGAGCAGCAGCTGGTGTTGGCTCAGCAGCCGGTTTGGCAGCTGGTGTATATTCTTCAACATCTTTTTTAATAATGCGGCCGCCTTCGGCACTGCCTTTTACATCATTAAGGTTGATGCCTTTATCTTTTGCTATTTTACGTGCAAGCGGCGATGCTTTAACGCGGCTGTCATCAGCAGCTGATGAAGCGGCAGGAGCTGCATCAGCACTTTCGGTTTTTGCTTCCGGAGCGGCTTGTTCAGCAGCAGGCGCGGCAGATTCCGAACCAGCGTCTTGTAACAAAGGCGTAATATCGGTTCCCTCTTTACCCACAATGGCAATAATGCCGTTAACTGGTACCGATTCGCCTTCTTTTACACCAATGTACAATAAAGTGCCGGCTTCGTAACCAACAACTTCCATAGTAGCCTTATCAGTTGCCACATCGGCCAATGAATCATCGGCCTTTACCTTATCACCTACTTTAAAGTTCCATTTTTCAATGGTACCCTCGGTCATGGTATCGCTTAAAAGCGGCATGCGTATAACCGTAGCCGGTATGCTTGATAAATCAACCTTTGGTGCAGCTGTAGCTACAGGTTTTTTATCAGCAACAGGTGCTGGTTCAGCCGCTTTTTCTTCTTTCTTCGCGGCAGGCTCGCTACCACTATCTGCCAGCGCGGTTTTGTAATCTTCGCCTTCCTTACCAATTACGGCAATAACCGCATCAACCGGAACAGCTGCACCTTCTTCAACACCTATAAATAACAAGGTGCCATCCTGGTACGATTCAAAATCCATGGTAGCTTTATCAGTTTCAACCTCGGCCAATACATCGCCTGATTTTACTTTATCGCCAACTTTTTTATGCCATTTAGCCAATACCCCTTCGGTCATGGTATCGCTCATTTTAGGCATCTTAACTACTTCGGCCATATACTTTTTATATGTGTTATAATTTTAGTAATAACTTTTTAGGTCCTAAGTCTGGAGTCTTAAGTTCTAAGTCAAAAAACTTAAGACTTAGAGCTTAAGACTTTCGACTTAATTAATCTCTAATGTATGGATAATCTTCCTGAACGTATACGTCGGTATATAGTTCAGAAGCCTCTGGCCATGGCGATTCTTCGGCAAATTGAACCGCTTCATCAACAATAGCTTTAATTTTTGCGTCAATTTCCTCAAACCATTTATCGTCGGCATACTGCTTTTCAACAATCGTTTGTTTAGTCATTTCAATCGGATCTTTTGCCTTGTAGCTTTCCAATTCTTCTTTGGTACGATATTTCTGCGGATCTGACATGGAGTGACCTTTAAAGCGGTAAGTACGCATCTCTAAAAAGGTTGGGCCTTCACCTGCACGGGCACGCGAAATAGCTTCGTCCATAGCAACGTGTACTGCGGCAGGGTCCATACCATCAACAGCCGATGAAGGGATACCATAAGGTAAGCCTAATTTATAAATATCAGTTTGGATAGTTGTACGCTCAACAGAAGTACCCATGGCGTAACCGTTATTTTCGCAAATAAAAATTACAGGTAACTTCCAAAGCGCGGCCATATTAAAGGTTTCGGTAAGTGCGCCCTGGCGTACAGCACCGTCGCCCATGTAGGTGATGTTCACAAACTCGGTACCTTTATATTTTTCGGCAAAAGCAACGCCGGCACCAAGAGGTACCTGGCCGCCTACTATACCGTGACCGCCGTAAAAGTGCTTGCTTTTATCAAACATGTGCATTGATCCCCCTTTACCTTTTGAGCATCCGGTTGCTTTACCATACATTTCGGCCATGATAGCTTTAGGCTCAACGCCTTTGGCCAAAGCATGGGCGTGATCGCGGTAAGCGGTTATCATGCTGTCTTCCTGTTTCATTACAGACATGGCACCGGCCAATACGGCCTCCTGCCCAATGTACAGGTGACAAAAGCCCCTGATTTTTTGTTGTCCGTATAGTTGTCCTGTCTTTTCTTCGAACTTACGCATCAACAGCATTTGTTCGTACCACATCAGGTAAGTGTCCTTAGTTATTTCGATTGAACTCATGTATTTAAACAGTCAATTTCTTGGAGTAAAGCGCAAATCTAATTATATCCTTTAAATTACCGAAACCGGAGCCAAATGTTATGCAGTTTTATTTTTTATTTCTCACTCTGTGCGTTTGGTAGGCAATTCCAGCAGCATTTTGTTTGATTTGCCAAACTTTATAAGGCCGATTTTAATTTTCGCCAAAGGATTTCTGCTAACTTTCTGTTTTTGAACTGTTAAAAAACAGCAATTGTCCTGTTTTTTAGATTCTTTTTTTGCTCAGTTTTGAAATAAATTATGATTCATGGTCAAAAAGGGTAACCATAAATATTCATCCTTCGTAATAGGATTAGCTTTATATTAATAACATTTTTAGTAAGGCCCTTATATTTATATTTTTTGAAAAAAAAGCACGTTTTATTTGCAAATTTAAAAAATATGGATAGTTTTGTATTCAACGATAGACAAAGTGTCTGATTTAATAAACAATTTGTTGGCCCTAACAACAATTTTAACGGATTAAATGAAGAAATTTGCCCTGGCTATTGCCCTAATGTTCACTGTTTTAGCTTCGCAAGCTCAAACAAAAACCACTCCAACTGTAACTGAGGATAAAACCGACGAGCAGGAAGGTTTAGCGAAAACGTACTTATCCCAAATTATGGGTGTTGCCTTATCCGCAACCTCAAACATGAAACTTTTTCACTTTGTTTATGATTGGATTGGTACCCCTTACCATTTTGGCGGAGAATCAAGAAAAGGCATCGATTGCTCGGCATTCACCAAAGAGTTATATAGCGAGGTTTTTAACTTGGATATTAAAAGAAGCTCACGCGATATTTTCAGCATGGTTAACCCTGTTGGTAAAGATGAATTAAAAGAGGGCGATCTTGTTTTCTTTAAAATTCACAGCCGCCGCATTTCCCATGTAGGCATTTACCTGGGCGATGGAAAGTTTGCCCATGCCTCATCAAGAGGCGTAGCTATCAGCAGCCTCGACGATAATTATTACAGTCGTTACTTTTATAAAGGCGGCCGCTTGTTAGCCTCATTTAAAGATCAGCTAACCAACAGCAACGTTGCAACAAATACCGACGACGATAATAGCAACTAAAGAAATTCA
The genomic region above belongs to Mucilaginibacter sp. KACC 22773 and contains:
- a CDS encoding GNAT family N-acetyltransferase gives rise to the protein MYIIRKATVNDIDTILQIADTTWWATYSAILEREQIEFMLAEIYSAEKIEKQVSDNLQTYLLLEEEGTPVAFAAYSPRDENPDIYKLHKLYCLPQTQGKGYGKILINEVAEKTGEAGKKVLELNVNRYNQAKSFYEKMGFVIAYEEDIAIGPYWMNDYVMRKEL
- a CDS encoding DinB family protein; amino-acid sequence: MEKQTINAPGNNLPEPLTISLDSTINELLQVIASIKPADFNRLPQPGSWTPAQHLEHLRLSLQGAVSTLNGPVKVTPRSPDQYVDVIKGIFLDFDAKYPAAPTLIPDDKDYDKTLLNDELSSVSEKLKEIVLNQDLTGTCLAPEFTGIGLLTRLEWAAVAIYHAYRHVHKLNALVQDFTTLAGS
- a CDS encoding pyruvate dehydrogenase complex dihydrolipoamide acetyltransferase; translation: MAEVVKMPKMSDTMTEGVLAKWHKKVGDKVKSGDVLAEVETDKATMDFESYQDGTLLFIGVEEGAAVPVDAVIAVIGKEGEDYKTALADSGSEPAAKKEEKAAEPAPVADKKPVATAAPKVDLSSIPATVIRMPLLSDTMTEGTIEKWNFKVGDKVKADDSLADVATDKATMEVVGYEAGTLLYIGVKEGESVPVNGIIAIVGKEGTDITPLLQDAGSESAAPAAEQAAPEAKTESADAAPAASSAADDSRVKASPLARKIAKDKGINLNDVKGSAEGGRIIKKDVEEYTPAAKPAAEPTPAAAPASAPAAPAKAPVVLPTYTGEEKFTERAVTQMRKAISRRLSESLFTAPHFYVTMSIDMDQAIAARTRINDVAPVKISFNDFVLKACAVALKQHPAINSSFLGDKIRTNEHIHIGVAVAVDEGLLVPVIKFADGKSLSHISVEVKEFAGKAKSKKLQPAEMEGSTFTISNLGMFGVDEFTAIINTPNACILAVSGIQAVPVVKNGAVVPGNIMKVTLSADHRVVDGATAAAFLQTLKSLLEEPVRLLI
- the pdhA gene encoding pyruvate dehydrogenase (acetyl-transferring) E1 component subunit alpha, with amino-acid sequence MSSIEITKDTYLMWYEQMLLMRKFEEKTGQLYGQQKIRGFCHLYIGQEAVLAGAMSVMKQEDSMITAYRDHAHALAKGVEPKAIMAEMYGKATGCSKGKGGSMHMFDKSKHFYGGHGIVGGQVPLGAGVAFAEKYKGTEFVNITYMGDGAVRQGALTETFNMAALWKLPVIFICENNGYAMGTSVERTTIQTDIYKLGLPYGIPSSAVDGMDPAAVHVAMDEAISRARAGEGPTFLEMRTYRFKGHSMSDPQKYRTKEELESYKAKDPIEMTKQTIVEKQYADDKWFEEIDAKIKAIVDEAVQFAEESPWPEASELYTDVYVQEDYPYIRD
- a CDS encoding C40 family peptidase, with amino-acid sequence MKKFALAIALMFTVLASQAQTKTTPTVTEDKTDEQEGLAKTYLSQIMGVALSATSNMKLFHFVYDWIGTPYHFGGESRKGIDCSAFTKELYSEVFNLDIKRSSRDIFSMVNPVGKDELKEGDLVFFKIHSRRISHVGIYLGDGKFAHASSRGVAISSLDDNYYSRYFYKGGRLLASFKDQLTNSNVATNTDDDNSN